In a single window of the Salmo trutta chromosome 21, fSalTru1.1, whole genome shotgun sequence genome:
- the guk1a gene encoding guanylate kinase: MYTRYLSRLFSAMAGPRPVVLSGPSGAGKSTLLKKLLKEYEGVFGFSVSHTTRSPRPGEENGKDYHYVTREYMQASIDKGDFIESAVFSGNMYGTSRASVQAVKDKNLICVLDIDMQGVRAVKTTDLNPIYIFIQPPSMSILEKRLRDRETESEESLQKRLHAAQVDMVISKDPGIFDVVIVNDSLDDAYGKLKDTLIEEIKKVQKTNLSS, translated from the exons ctATGGCAGGACCCAGGCCAGTGGTGCTGAGTGGCCCGTCGGGGGCTGGGAAGAGCACACTGCTCAAGAAGCTGCTCAAGGAGTACGAGGGCGTCTTTGGCTTCAGCGTCTCAC ACACAACAAGGAGCCCTCGTCCTGGTGAAGAGAATGGTAAAG attaCCATTATGTTACAAGGGAGTATATGCAGGCCAGCATCGACAAAGGGGATTTCATTGAGAGCGCAGTGTTTTCCGGGAACATGTACGGGACGAGCAGGGCCTCCGTGCAGGCCGTCAAGGACAAGAACCTGATCTGCGTCCTGGACATCGACATGCAGGGAGTGAGGGCGGTCAAGACGacagacctcaaccccatctacaTCTTCATCCAACCCCCGTCCATGAGCATCCTG GAGAAACGTTTaagagaccgagagactgagTCAGAGGAGAGCCTCCAGAAACGTTTGCATGCTGCTCAGGTGGACATGGTGATAA GCAAAGATCCTGGCATATTTGACGTTGTCATTGTCAATGATAGTCTTGACGATGCCTATGGGAAGTTGAAAGACACTCTTATTGAG GAAATCAAAAAAGTCCAGAAAACCAACTTGTCTTCTTAA